The following nucleotide sequence is from Gymnodinialimonas sp. 202GB13-11.
ACCTTGAACAGTCCATCGCTTTTTACCGCGATGTGATCGGCTTGGAGGTGCAGCAAAGATATGGCCACGATGCCGCCTTCATGTCCGCTGGCGGTTATCATCACCACCTCGGCCTAAACACTTGGCGCAGCCGGGGTGGGCCACGCCCCGCACCCAACGCGACCGGCTTATTCCACGTCGCTTTCCTCTACCCGACCCGCAAAGCCTTGGCGCAGGCTGTGGCCAATGTCCTTGGGCATGGCGTTACGCTGACCGGCGCGGCCGATCACGGCGTCTCTCAGGCGCTCTACCT
It contains:
- a CDS encoding VOC family protein, whose product is MTYTADPGTTIGHTHLKVSDLEQSIAFYRDVIGLEVQQRYGHDAAFMSAGGYHHHLGLNTWRSRGGPRPAPNATGLFHVAFLYPTRKALAQAVANVLGHGVTLTGAADHGVSQALYLDDPDGNGIELYWDRAPQDWPRDPDGNLAMVNDRLDINALLKEA